CAGAATCCACACCCATGCTTTCTCCGGAAATGACCTTGACAACAACATCCTTGTTTGGAGACTCGGCCACGGGGATCTCGTCCTTTCGAAGATCCCGGTATCGAGGATCACagttcttgagctccttggggaGATCAACCCACAATTGGATACCCTCAACAATCTTGGTTTCTCCATCAGGACCAGGGGCAGGCATCTCAGCATGAACAATTCCCTTTCCAGCTGTCATGAACTGCAAATCACCCTCGTTAAGAGTACCCTTGCTACCAATGAAGTCCTCATGATCAACAGAACCATCAATGACGTATGTGATAGTCTCCTGGCCTCTATGAGGATGGTCTGGGAAACCAGCGGTAGAGGGGACCTTGAAATGgtcaaaaagaaggaaagGAGAGAAGTTTCGAACTTGCATGTTGCCAACGGCTCGTCGAACTCGAGCTCCAACTCCCTCAGACTGCTCAATGGCAGTGAACTTTCGGGCTACTTTTCGGGGTGTAAAAGGCATcgtttgtgttgtttgtgcGTGTGTTTCCGTTTGAA
This genomic interval from Yarrowia lipolytica chromosome 1E, complete sequence contains the following:
- a CDS encoding uncharacterized protein (Compare to YALI0E33297g, similar to uniprot|Q873I9 Neurospora crassa related to pirin), producing MTYILRCISDAQEPYCARLLIGIEEIYKPLSKELHWNISLILNIQTETHAQTTQTMPFTPRKVARKFTAIEQSEGVGARVRRAVGNMQVRNFSPFLLFDHFKVPSTAGFPDHPHRGQETITYVIDGSVDHEDFIGSKGTLNEGDLQFMTAGKGIVHAEMPAPGPDGETKIVEGIQLWVDLPKELKNCDPRYRDLRKDEIPVAESPNKDVVVKVISGESMGVDSVKDLAYTPVWYLDYNIDASKYDGRKLEQTMPHGFNVLLYVMKGGATVDGQVLKTNDVAIFDTAGDGVEFRASETEDSRIIVVGGQILDQPIVQHGPFVSTTREGIMSAMIDYQSGNNGFERAPTWVSEIGKRMTGR